The genomic DNA CCGGCCCCCGCCAGCCAGCAGGGCGCACACGGCAGTCAGCCGAGCCGGAGCCAGGTTGAGCAGGTCGTCGGCGCGGGCGGCGGCTTTGCCGGCCCATTCCAGCTGAGGCGTGCGGTAGCCCCACAGGGCGTCGGCAGTGTTGGTCAGGCGGTAGGCGGCGGCCAGCGGTAGGCCACCGGCGCGGTAGGCCAGCAGCGGGGCCACCAGGCTGTCGGAGAGGTTTTCAGCCAGGCTTTCGATGGCCGCGCCTGCCACCTCGGAGGCGCTGAGGGGAGCAGTATCACGGCTGACCAGATGCCAGCCCAGCAGCCGGCGGGCTTCCGGCAGGTCGCCGCCTACCAAAGCTGCCGCCACCTCGTCCACCGCGGCAAAAAGGGCGCGGCGGGCCAGCAGCGGCTTGAGCAGGGCGCCCTGCAGCGGCCAGGGCAAGTGGGCGGCCGCCCGACCGGCCCCGGCCGCCAGGCCCGCACCCAGCGCCCAGCCGGCCGCACCCTCGGCCAGCTGAGTGCCCGGCGACTGCCCCTGCCAGCGGCCACGCGCCCAGCCCAGGTAATGCCCCATCCAGACGACCGGATGCAGCCGGGCAGGTGGCTCGCCCAGGGTGTCCAGGGCGAGGGCCAGCAACAGCACACGGCGGCTTCGCGTAGCCTTCCGCATCAGCAGCACGCCTCCACCAGTCGCCGGGCCAGGGCCGGGTCAGCGCCGAGGTGCAGGTGCAGATAGCTGGCCAGCACCTTGCCCTGGGCGCGGCCCTCTTCCACCACTTCACCGGCAGCGGTGGTCCAGCGGTAGGCCGGGTGAGAAGGCGGGTCCAGCCGCTCGGAATAGTGGAACTCGTGCCCGCGCAGCACAGCGCCGGCCGGCGCCAACGGTGAGGCGTGCAAAGCCGCGGCCTCGCGGTAGCCCAGGCTGAGGCGCGGCTGCATCCGGGTGCGGGCCGGAATCACGCCGCACATCTCGTGCTCGGCGCCTTCCAGGTCCAGCAGACTCTGGCCCAGATACATCAGCCCGCCACACTCGCCGATGACCGGGCGGCCTGCGGCGGCAAAGTCGCGCACAGCCCGGCGCATGGACACATTGCGGCTCAGTTGATCGGCATACAGCTCGGGATAGCCGCCGCCCAGCAGCAGACCGCCGACATTCTCAGGCAGGCCCGCATCATGCAGGGGGCTGAACGGCAACAGCTCGGCCCCGGCCAGGCGCAGTTCGTCCAGTGCGTCGGGATAATAAAAGGAAAAGGCTGCGTCCCAAGCGTAAGCGATGCGGGCGCGGGGTTCAGGGAACTGCAGCGGCGCGGCCGGCGCCAGCGCGGGCAGGCGGGTGGCGGCCAGCAACGCGTCCAGCCGCAGGAAGCGGGCAGCCTGCAAGGCAGCAGCCTCGTCCCAGGCGGCTTCCTCGGCGGCCAGCAGGCCCAGGTGCCGCTCGGGCAGGTGCAGGGCGGGGTCATCCGGGATGAAGCCCAGCAGCGGCAAGCCCACCTCTGCCAGCGCCGCCTCACACAGCCGGGCGTGGCCTTCGCCTCCCACCCGGTTGAGAATCACGCCGGCCAGGTCCACCCCGGCACCGAAATCACGCAGCCCGGCCGCCACCGCCGCCGCCGTGCGGGCCATGCCGCCAGCGTCCAGCAGCAGCACCACCCGCAGGCCCAGCTGCCGGGCCAGCGCGGCCGTGGAATGCTCGTCGGAGGTGGGGTCCAGGCCGTCGTAAAGGCCCATGACCCCTTCCACCACGCTCACATCGGCAGTGCCGGCCGCGCGGGCGAACAGCGCCTCTACACGCTCCGGCGGCAGCAGGAACGAGTCGAGATTGCGCGCCGGGCGCCCGGCGGCCCGGCCCAGGTGGGTCGGGTCGAGGTAGTCGGGGCCCAGCTTAAATGGCTGCACGCTCAGGCCGGAGGCCCGCAGCGCCAGGCACAGCAGCGCCGCCGCCGTGGTTTTGCCGCTGCCCGACGAGGGCGCCGCCAGCACGAAAGCGCTGCGGGCCGGGACCGACACCGACGCCGGCGCCGCGCTCAATATTCGATGCCTTTCTGTCCGCCGATGCCGGCTTCGTAAGCATGCTTGACGGCCCGCATCTCGGTCACGGTGTCGGCCAGGGCTATCAACTCGGGCAGGGCGCTACGGCCAGTGATCATCACGTGCAAGTCGGGGTCGCGGCCGCGCAGCACCGCTTCCACCTCCGGCCAGGGCACCCAGCCGTAGGTCAGGGGATAGGTGAATTCATCCAGCACGATCAGGTCGTACTCGCCGCTCTCAATGGCCGCGCGGGCCAGCGTCCAGCCGTGAGCGGCCAGCGCGGCCGAATTCTCCAGGTCGCGGCTGCGCCAGGTAAAGCCGTCGCCCAGGCCCTGATAGGGCAGCTCCAGCAGGTCGAGGGTGCGGTGCTCACCGAAGCTGGCCCCCTCGTGCTTGAGAAAATGAAACAGCCCGGTGCGCAGTCCCCGCCCGTGGGCCCGCATCATCAGGCCCAGGGCGGCGGTGCTTTTGCCTTTGCCGTCGCCGGTATTTACCAGCAGCAGGCCGCGCCGACCCTTGGAAACGTCCTCCCGCTTGCGGTAGCTGTCCCGCGCCTCTGCCAGCTCGCGCATGGCCGCCTCGCGGCGCTGCCGGGTGGCGTCGTCCATCATTTGAGCGCTTCGGGATGAATCATCCGGATCAGGGTGCGCATGGCCTGCGGCAAACGGGGGCCGGGGCGCGAGAGGGCGTCGCGCTCCTCGGCGCTGGGCTGGTACACCCGGCCGCCGCGCACAGCTTGCAGGTTCTGCCAGCCGGGACGGCGGCGGGCGTCGTTCAGGCTCAGGCCGATCATCACCTGCGGGTTGCTTTTCACGATCAGTTCCGGGTCGATTTTGGGAAAGTCGCCCAGGCTGGCCGGCACGATGGTTTTCCCGCCGGCGCGGGTGATCAGGGTGCCGATAAACGAGTTAGGGCCCACCGAGTAGGGCGCCGGGTCCACCTCGTAGTAGGTGCTGACCTTGGGCCGGTTCACCACGGTGCGCTCCAGGGCACCCAGTTCGCGCCGCATGGAGGTCACGGTGCGGGCTGCGCCGGTTTCGCGGTTGGTCAGCTTGCCCAGCACCACGATTTTCTGGAAGACCTCGTTGTAGGTCTGAGCGGTGCCGCCATAAACGGTCAGGCCGGCGGCCTCCAAGCGGGCCGTCAGCCGCGAGGAGCTGGATTCGTCGGCCAGCACCAGGTCAGGCTGGAGCGCCACGATTTTCTCAATGTCCGGCTGAAATCCGCTGCCCACCTTGGGAATCCGGGCGGTCACGTTCTTGGGATAGTTGGAGTACTCGTCAATGCCCACCAGCTTACCGCCGGCACCGATGGCAATCAGGGTCTCGGTATGAGAAGGCAGCATCGCTACGATGCGCATGGGTTCTTTTTTCAGCACCACTTTACGGCCCAGGTCATCGGTCACGGTCAGCGGGTAAGTGGTGGCATGGGCAGCCCCCAGCGCGGACAGCAGCAGGGCGGCAGTCAGGGACTTGCGGGCCAGGGATTTGTGGGCCAGAGTCTTGGTCTTGGGCATGAGAGAAGGTCCTCGGTGCTGGGCTCGGGCGCGGGGGCAGGCGCACAGCAAAACCGGCCCTAGCGAAAAAGGCTGCAGCGCGGAAGAAGACAGAACATCTGGCGGCTGGGGCCCCTTTGACGGCGAAGGGGGGCGCAGGCACAAAAAAAGTGCCGGCCCGGCTCAGGAGGCATTCGGGCTTGTGAGGGTTCTTCCCCCAGATACCGCTGCGCGACAGCGCCGGAGTCTCACCGGCTTCCCCTCGGTCTGAGCCTTTTGCAGCTTAGCAGAAGGCCGGGGGCCTAAAAAAGGAGTGGCAGGAAGGGCAGCCCTGTTCTTCCGGCCGGGCAAAGCTGATTCATATCGTCAGGAACACGCCAGAAAAATAGGGCACAATAGCAGACATGATTGCTCGTCTGCGCTGCACTGCCCTGCTGTCTTTGCTGGCCCTGCTGCCCGCCGCCGCTGCCCAGGACAACTCACCATTCCGGGTACCCGAGAACTATCTGGGCCGCTTCGGGGGCACCTCGCCCATCTTTGAACTGAACGACAAAAGCGACATCACCCGCCTCGGCCTGAACGGCATTCCGCTGCCCACCAACGCCGATATCCGTTTCACGGTTGCCAAGCGGCCCAATAGCTGGGACCTGCTGCTATCCACCCGGCGGAACGACACCACCTACCTGATCGGCACCGAGAATCAGGTGCGCCGCGTCGAAGTCAGTCATAATCCCTACACTGGGCCACAGTTCACCGGTCTGCTGCGGGAAAAAGGCCTCTCGGAAGTTTCGGCCGGCTACGCTTTTACCACCCTCGACAACAAGGTGTATGTCTATAACAAGGCTGGACTGGCGGCCTCGGGTGACTTACGCGAACCGTTCACTTACACCCAGGTCAGCACCTCCTACAACGACAAAGTGGGCGAGGTCAATTTCCGGGTGGCTCCGCTGGCGCGGCTCTATACCTATCCTTTTGAGGGCAAAGTGCATGCCAGCGCGGAAGTGGTGGTCAGCGCCAACACCCGGCCGACCCCGCAGCTGCTGCTGGAAGCCAGTCACCTGGAGCGCTTTGCCACCGGCGACTCGGTGATTCCCGACTTCCGGCAGGGCCGCGCCGAGGAAACCAACCTGAACGCCACCTACCGCGTTCCTTACCAGAACGATCCACAGTTCGGCATCGGTGCGCTACGCGGCGGCTACACCCACAACTGGCAGAACGACTGGAACTATTTCCGCGGCGACCTGTTCCTGCGCTCCAATCTGCTGCCGTTTATGGCTGGTCCGCGCGCCGAGTACCGCCTCTCCCCCGATGGCAAGGGGTCATGGGTCTACGGCCTGGTCACGCTGGGCAAATAAGTCCGGCAAGGGACAAGCGCCTGGGGCGGATGGCTGGCATTCACCTCTCAGGCGCTTGCTGTATCGGCACTTTGATTTCTCTTGCAGAAGATGACTGCCTTGCCCCCCACCCGCCGCCTGGACCACGCCGAGCCTCTCAAGCTGCACTTCCATGCCCGGGTAATAGCGGCCAGGGAAGGTGAAGTGGCCCTGGACGCTTCAGCCTTTTATCTTTTATCCGCAGGGCGGCGGGCAGAATGGTGACCAGGGCTGGCTACGTGCCGGTGCCGAGGAATGGACGGTGACCGGCACCCGGCTGGACAAGGCCAGCGGGGTGGTCTGGCACGCGGTCGCGGGCGAGCTACCCCCGGTGGATACCCAGCTGAGCGGCGAGGTGGACGCCCACAGCCGCCTGCGGCAGATGGCGCGGCACACCGGCGAGCACCTGCTGGCTCAGGCCTTTGCCCGCATAAACCCGGCTTTCGAGGTGGCGGCGGTGGGCATGCGCGGACCCGACTGCACCCTGGACCTGCGCGGCAGCCCCAGCGAGGCGGACGCCCAGGTGGCCGAGGCACTGCTGCGAGAAGTGATGGTGGCCGGCCCGCTGACCCTAGAGACACAGCTGGTGCCGCACACCGAACTGGGCCGCTATCCCCTGCGCCGCGCCACGCCGCTGACCGGTGACGTGCAGCTGGTTATCTTCCGGGACACGGCAGGTGAGCTGTTCGACGTGAGTGCCTGCGCAGGCACCCACCTGCCACTCGGCAACCTGGCGGCGCCGGTCACGGTGCTGGGGCTGGAACACATCCGGGCGGGGCTGACCCGGGTTACCTTCCGCGCCGGGCCGGAAGCGGCCGAGTATCTGGGCGAAGTGTACCGCTCGGCCCGCGCCCTGGCGCAGGGCTTCAACACCGGGGTTGCAGAGTTGCCGGAACGGGTAGAAGCCCTGCGCAGCGAGCGCGACCGCCTGGCCGCCGAGCAGAGCCGGCTGCGTGCGGCGCTGGCCGCCGCTCTGGTTACAGCGGCGCCGGTCGAAGCCTATGGCCCCGTGCAGCTGCGGGTACTGTCCCTGCCGGATGCTGGACTGCTGCCCGCAGCACTGAGCGAAGTCCCTGCCGGCGAGGTGCGGGCGGCGGTGGCCGGGGAGCGCTGCAGCGTGGGCAGCGGTGTTCCTGAGCTGGATGCCGGGGCACTGCTGCGAGCCGCCCTGACAGTCAGCGGGGGCAAGGGCGGCGGCCGGGCCGAGCTGGCCCAGGGGCAGACCCAGCAGCCGGAGCAGTTTCTGGCCGAGGTTCGCCGGGCGGTGGCAGAGAAAGCAAGCTGGTCTTACGTCTGCCACAGCCGGAGATAGGCCCGCCCAGTACCGGGAGCCAGGGGCCGGTTCAGTGCCAGCATCCGCAAGCCCTGGGAGCGTAAAGTAAGGCCATGCACCTTCATCTGCCCGGCCTGCACCTGCAGGACCTGCGCCTTCAGGTTCCCCTGGACCATGCCGTCCCCGGCAGCCAGAGCATCGAAATCTATGCCCGCGTCGTGACGGCCCAGGATGGGGAACAGCGGCCCTATCTGCTGTACCTGCAGGGCGGCCCCGGCTCGGAAGGGCCACGCCCGGCAGCGCTGAACGACCTGCCGGCCTGGCAGCAGCGGCTGCTGCGCGACTACCGGCTGGTGCTGCTCGACCAGCGCGGCACTGGCCTTTCCACCCCGGTGGGCCGGCTGGAAGGCAGCGCAGAAGAACAGGCCGACTATCTCAGCCATTTCCGCGCCGACGCCATCGTCCACGACGCCGAAGCGGTGCACCGGGCACTGGGGGCCGAGCGCTGGAGCGTGCTGGGGCAGTCGTTCGGGGGCTTTTGCACCCTGACCTACCTCTCGCTGTTCCCGGAAGCGGTGGAAACAGCTTTGTTTACTGGCGGCCTGCCCGCGCCGGGCCACCACATCGACGAAGTCTATGCCCGTACTTGGGAGACACTCCGGCGCAAGTCGGAAGCGTATTACCGCCGCTTTCCGGAAGACCGCCCCCGCGTCGCCCGGCTGATGGACCTGGCCGGGGCCGGCACACTCCGCAGCGAGCGGGAAGAAGAGATCACCCCGGAAATGCTGCGGCGGCTGGGCATGCACCTGGGCTCGGACGGCGGAGCCGAGCGGCTACACTTTTTCCTGGAGCATCAGCCCAGTTCGCCGCTGTTCCGCGCCGGGGTCAGGGCCATGCTGCCTTTCCACGCCAGCAATCCGCTGTATCTGGTGCTGCACGAAGCCTGCTGGGCCGACGATCAGGTGACCAACTGGGCCGCCGAGCGCACCATGCCGGCCGAGTTCGCCGCCGACCCCACCCTGCTGGCCGGCGAGCATGTCCACCGCGATTTTCTGCGCTGTGATCCCCTGCTGCACCCTTACCGCGAGGTGGCCGAGCTGCTGGCCGCTCGGCACTGGGGCCCGCTATACGACCGCGAGCGCCTGCAGGAAGTGCCGGTTTCGGCGGCAGCGGCCATCTATGTGGACGACGCTTTCGTGCCGTTTGAGTTCTCGCGTGAGACGGCCGGACTACTGCCGGGCCTGCGCACCTACATCACCGACGAATATGAACACAGCGGCATCCGCGCCAGCGGCGAACGGGTGATTGACCGGCTGCTGGGCCTGGCGGGAGGTCAGCTGTGAGCTGGGGCCAGTTGTCCTGGGGGCGGCGCTGCGGTCTGCTGCTCCCCTTGCTGTGTCTGGCGGCCTGCTCAGCGCCGCAGAATGACCAGAAGAGCCAGAATGCGCAGGGTGCCTCGGCAGCCAGCGTGGGTCGGTCGGCCTCCGAGTCCAGCGCTTCCGGCGCGGCGACAGACACCGGCAGTGCTTCAGCGACGGCCAGCGGCGCGGCGGGCGAGCAGACCACACTGACCCTGGCGGTCGCGGCCAGTCTGCGCGAGGTGGTCACCGAGGCAGCGCAAGCCTACCAGCAGCAGCACCCCGGCACCCAGGTCCGGATCACGGCGGCCGGGTCGGGCGCGCTGCTCCAGCAGCTCAAGGCCGGTGCCCCCGCCGACCTGTTTCTATCGGCCGATACCAAGACCATGCGGCAGGCGGCAGACGCCGGGCTGCTGGCTGGCCCTGCCCACACGCTGGTCTATAACCGCCTGGTCCTGATCGCACCGCAGGGAGAAAAGCTGCCCTTCACGCTGCCAGCGAGCGCCGAGCAGGCCGCGCAGTGGCTCAGCGCCCAGAGTGGCAAGGCCAAGGTGGCCATCGGTCAGCCAGACAGCGTGCCGGCCGGGCGCTACGCCCAGAGCGCCCTGGAAAGGCTGAACGTCTGGGAGCAGCTGAAACCACGGCTGGTCTACGGCGAGAACGTGCGGCAGGTCATGGACTGGGTGGCGCACGGCGAGGCCCAGGCCGGCTTCGTGTACGCCACCGACGCCGCCCTGATGCCGCAGAAGGTGCAGGTCGTGGCCAATCTGCCGGTGGACCAGCCCATCGAATACCAGCTGGCGCAGCTCAAGCAGGCCCCGGCGCCGGCCGCTGCTGCCGAGGTGCTGGACTTCCTGCAAAGCCCGCAGGCCCAAAGCATCTTCAACAAATACGGCTTCCTGTCAGCGCCCGACCAGCAAAGTTCGGCCCAGAAGGGCAACTGATTCGGGGACCAATACAACCAAGCGAGCCAGGAATTTGCTGCCATTTGACCGGCAACACATCCTGGCTCGCTTAGGCATGGCGGGTCAATTCAACCCGTCAGCCGCTCAGCCGACCACTTGGCTGGGCTTTTTCTCGACTGGGAAAACGCGCACCAGTTTCTGGTTGGTGAATTCCAGCATGCCCATGCTCGACAGCTCGCGGCCAAAGCCGGAGCGCTTGACGCCGCCAAACGGCAGCTCGGGCGAGGACGAGGTGGGGTGGTTGATCCAGACCATGCCGGTTTCCAGGCGGTCGGCCACCCGCTGCGCCCGCTCGGTGTCGCTGCTGAACACGGCGCCGCCCAGACCGTAGACGGACGAGTTGGCCAGCTGCACGGCTTCGTCCTCATCCTTGACGCGGTAAACCACCGCCACCGGGCCGAAGAGTTCCTCGCGGTAGGCCCGCATGTCGGGGGTCACGTCGGTGAGGATGGTGGGCAATAGGAACGCGCCGGGATGCTCGGGGCGCTGACCGCCGGCCACCACCGTGGCACCCTTATCAATGGCGTCCTGCACCTGGGCCTGCAGGTCACGCGCGGCCTGCTCGGAGGACAGCGGGCCCACCTGGGTGGCCGGGTCCGCCGGGTCGCCCGGCTGCATCGCGGAGAAGGTCGCACCCAGCTTGGCGACAAAGTCGTCGTAGAGGTCGTCCACAACAATCAGGCGCTTGGCGGCGATGCAGGCCTGGCCGGTGTTGCTGAGGCGGCCAACCGCCGCTGCCTGCACGGTGGTGTCCAGGTCTCCGGTGTCCAGCACGATAAAAGGATCGCTGCCACCCAGTTCCAGCACGCACTTTTTCAGGTGCCGGCCGGCCAGTTCGGCCACGCTGGCCCCGGCGCGTTCACTGCCGGTCAGCGAGACACCCTGCACGGCGGGGTGGGCAATCACCTGTTCCACATCGCTGATTCGCAGGAAGACGTTGTTGTACACGCCCTGCGGCACGCCGGCGTCCCCAAACAGCTGTTGCAGGGCCAGCGCCGACTGCGGGCAGAGTTCCGAGTGCTTGAGCAGCACCGTATTGCCCACCACCAGGTTGGGCGCCGCGAACCGCACCACCTGATACAGCGGATAGTTCCAGGGTTCGATGCCCAGCAGCACGCCGGTCGGTGCGTGCAGCACGGCCGCTTCGCCCTGCGGCACTGGAATGGTCCTGGGTTCCAAGAAGGTGGGGCCCTGCTCGCCGTAGTACTTCAGGATGCTGGCGGCCAGGGCCACCTCGCCCCGGGCTTCACGCAGCAGCTTGCCCATCTCGAGGGTGATCAGGGCAGCGAGTTCCTCGGTGCGCTCCAGCATCAGCTCGCCGGCGCGGCGCACGGCTGCGGCCCGCTCCTGCACCGGGCGCACACTCCACTCGCGGTAGGCGCGGTCGGCCCGCTCGATCACGGCCGGCACTTCCTCGCTGCTCAGGAAAGGAAAAGTCTTGACCGTTTCGCCGGTGTAGGGGTTGACGGTGGCAAAAGGGCGTTCAGGCCGGGCGGCTGGTTGAGAGTTGGCAGTCATGGGGTCACTCCTTGAAAGAGATGGTGGTGGGCCACCTGTCTGTCCGCTGCGCCCAGACGGCGAGCGGCCGGCAGGCGCCGGGAATCAAGGCGGAGACTATAACCGATTCATAGCACCGCCAATGAGAAAAAATGTGCCGCTGGGCTTGCTGCTTTTCTCATGGCTCCGGGG from Deinococcus sp. Marseille-Q6407 includes the following:
- the cbiB gene encoding adenosylcobinamide-phosphate synthase CbiB yields the protein MRKATRSRRVLLLALALDTLGEPPARLHPVVWMGHYLGWARGRWQGQSPGTQLAEGAAGWALGAGLAAGAGRAAAHLPWPLQGALLKPLLARRALFAAVDEVAAALVGGDLPEARRLLGWHLVSRDTAPLSASEVAGAAIESLAENLSDSLVAPLLAYRAGGLPLAAAYRLTNTADALWGYRTPQLEWAGKAAARADDLLNLAPARLTAVCALLAGGGRGWRVWARVRRRTPSPNAGHPMSAFAGVLDVRLDKRGPDGKPLYVLNAAGRSPEANDLRRALALARRTTLLAVVAVLLLPEENH
- a CDS encoding cobyrinate a,c-diamide synthase; the protein is MSAAPASVSVPARSAFVLAAPSSGSGKTTAAALLCLALRASGLSVQPFKLGPDYLDPTHLGRAAGRPARNLDSFLLPPERVEALFARAAGTADVSVVEGVMGLYDGLDPTSDEHSTAALARQLGLRVVLLLDAGGMARTAAAVAAGLRDFGAGVDLAGVILNRVGGEGHARLCEAALAEVGLPLLGFIPDDPALHLPERHLGLLAAEEAAWDEAAALQAARFLRLDALLAATRLPALAPAAPLQFPEPRARIAYAWDAAFSFYYPDALDELRLAGAELLPFSPLHDAGLPENVGGLLLGGGYPELYADQLSRNVSMRRAVRDFAAAGRPVIGECGGLMYLGQSLLDLEGAEHEMCGVIPARTRMQPRLSLGYREAAALHASPLAPAGAVLRGHEFHYSERLDPPSHPAYRWTTAAGEVVEEGRAQGKVLASYLHLHLGADPALARRLVEACC
- the cobO gene encoding cob(I)yrinic acid a,c-diamide adenosyltransferase, translated to MMDDATRQRREAAMRELAEARDSYRKREDVSKGRRGLLLVNTGDGKGKSTAALGLMMRAHGRGLRTGLFHFLKHEGASFGEHRTLDLLELPYQGLGDGFTWRSRDLENSAALAAHGWTLARAAIESGEYDLIVLDEFTYPLTYGWVPWPEVEAVLRGRDPDLHVMITGRSALPELIALADTVTEMRAVKHAYEAGIGGQKGIEY
- a CDS encoding ABC transporter substrate-binding protein gives rise to the protein MPKTKTLAHKSLARKSLTAALLLSALGAAHATTYPLTVTDDLGRKVVLKKEPMRIVAMLPSHTETLIAIGAGGKLVGIDEYSNYPKNVTARIPKVGSGFQPDIEKIVALQPDLVLADESSSSRLTARLEAAGLTVYGGTAQTYNEVFQKIVVLGKLTNRETGAARTVTSMRRELGALERTVVNRPKVSTYYEVDPAPYSVGPNSFIGTLITRAGGKTIVPASLGDFPKIDPELIVKSNPQVMIGLSLNDARRRPGWQNLQAVRGGRVYQPSAEERDALSRPGPRLPQAMRTLIRMIHPEALK
- a CDS encoding DHHA1 domain-containing protein; translation: MKWPWTLQPFIFYPQGGGQNGDQGWLRAGAEEWTVTGTRLDKASGVVWHAVAGELPPVDTQLSGEVDAHSRLRQMARHTGEHLLAQAFARINPAFEVAAVGMRGPDCTLDLRGSPSEADAQVAEALLREVMVAGPLTLETQLVPHTELGRYPLRRATPLTGDVQLVIFRDTAGELFDVSACAGTHLPLGNLAAPVTVLGLEHIRAGLTRVTFRAGPEAAEYLGEVYRSARALAQGFNTGVAELPERVEALRSERDRLAAEQSRLRAALAAALVTAAPVEAYGPVQLRVLSLPDAGLLPAALSEVPAGEVRAAVAGERCSVGSGVPELDAGALLRAALTVSGGKGGGRAELAQGQTQQPEQFLAEVRRAVAEKASWSYVCHSRR
- a CDS encoding alpha/beta hydrolase, coding for MHLHLPGLHLQDLRLQVPLDHAVPGSQSIEIYARVVTAQDGEQRPYLLYLQGGPGSEGPRPAALNDLPAWQQRLLRDYRLVLLDQRGTGLSTPVGRLEGSAEEQADYLSHFRADAIVHDAEAVHRALGAERWSVLGQSFGGFCTLTYLSLFPEAVETALFTGGLPAPGHHIDEVYARTWETLRRKSEAYYRRFPEDRPRVARLMDLAGAGTLRSEREEEITPEMLRRLGMHLGSDGGAERLHFFLEHQPSSPLFRAGVRAMLPFHASNPLYLVLHEACWADDQVTNWAAERTMPAEFAADPTLLAGEHVHRDFLRCDPLLHPYREVAELLAARHWGPLYDRERLQEVPVSAAAAIYVDDAFVPFEFSRETAGLLPGLRTYITDEYEHSGIRASGERVIDRLLGLAGGQL
- the modA gene encoding molybdate ABC transporter substrate-binding protein, encoding MLCLAACSAPQNDQKSQNAQGASAASVGRSASESSASGAATDTGSASATASGAAGEQTTLTLAVAASLREVVTEAAQAYQQQHPGTQVRITAAGSGALLQQLKAGAPADLFLSADTKTMRQAADAGLLAGPAHTLVYNRLVLIAPQGEKLPFTLPASAEQAAQWLSAQSGKAKVAIGQPDSVPAGRYAQSALERLNVWEQLKPRLVYGENVRQVMDWVAHGEAQAGFVYATDAALMPQKVQVVANLPVDQPIEYQLAQLKQAPAPAAAAEVLDFLQSPQAQSIFNKYGFLSAPDQQSSAQKGN
- a CDS encoding NAD-dependent succinate-semialdehyde dehydrogenase, producing MTANSQPAARPERPFATVNPYTGETVKTFPFLSSEEVPAVIERADRAYREWSVRPVQERAAAVRRAGELMLERTEELAALITLEMGKLLREARGEVALAASILKYYGEQGPTFLEPRTIPVPQGEAAVLHAPTGVLLGIEPWNYPLYQVVRFAAPNLVVGNTVLLKHSELCPQSALALQQLFGDAGVPQGVYNNVFLRISDVEQVIAHPAVQGVSLTGSERAGASVAELAGRHLKKCVLELGGSDPFIVLDTGDLDTTVQAAAVGRLSNTGQACIAAKRLIVVDDLYDDFVAKLGATFSAMQPGDPADPATQVGPLSSEQAARDLQAQVQDAIDKGATVVAGGQRPEHPGAFLLPTILTDVTPDMRAYREELFGPVAVVYRVKDEDEAVQLANSSVYGLGGAVFSSDTERAQRVADRLETGMVWINHPTSSSPELPFGGVKRSGFGRELSSMGMLEFTNQKLVRVFPVEKKPSQVVG